One region of Spiroplasma culicicola AES-1 genomic DNA includes:
- the leuS gene encoding leucine--tRNA ligase — translation MEFSHKKIEKKWQKFWEENHTFKTTDIHDKKAYILDMFPYPSGAGLHVGHPKGYTATDVFARMRRMQQYDVLHPIGWDAFGLPAEQYALKTGNDPREFTAKNIVTFRNQLKTLGFSYDYNKEVNTSDPNYYKITQWIFQQLYKKGLAEIREANVNWCEGLGTVLANEEVISENGKMVSEVGGFEVIKKPMKQWVLKITKYADRLLEGLETLDWPHSVKELQKNWIGKSTGLTIDFKVEDSNENISVFTTRADTIFGVSYIVLAPENDLVLKIANKNNLVEVQNYVTLAKTKTDVERQDDSKEKTGVFTGTYAINPFTNESVPVWVADYVLNDYATGAVMAVPAHDERDWKFATKYDLPIKFVIETKDESKAFIGEGKHINSDFLDGLDRIEALELMTKKAQEMNVGQVKVNYKLRDWLFSRQRFYGEPFPVLFLEDGEIALIDEKDLPLLLPQTDYIKPSGTGESPLANLTDWVNIEYNGQKAKRETNTMPQWAGSCWYYLAYILTTSPNNLIDINSKEAMQLFKKWLPVDLYIGGQEHAVLHLMYARFWHQVLFDLNVVPTAEPFQKLINQGMILADNGEKMSKSKGNVINPDEIIESHGADTLRLYEVFMGPLEASLPWSYKGLDGARKWLDRVYRMIENIELTENNNKNLDFVFNDVVKKVTNMIEDCKFNTAVSQLMVFVNAVYKEEGPIYRPYIENFLKMLSVYAPHLAEELWEKIGNQASVCLEEWPNYDETKLVLDTVTIAVQINGKLRATFEASKGMSKEEMLIKAKEISNVQEFLAGKEIIKEIAVPDKIVNFAVK, via the coding sequence TTCCTGCAGAACAATATGCTTTAAAAACAGGAAATGATCCAAGAGAATTTACTGCTAAAAATATTGTCACATTTAGAAATCAGTTAAAAACATTGGGATTTAGTTATGATTACAACAAGGAAGTTAATACAAGTGATCCAAATTACTACAAAATTACACAATGAATTTTTCAACAACTTTACAAAAAGGGATTGGCAGAAATAAGAGAAGCCAATGTTAATTGATGTGAAGGTTTAGGAACAGTACTTGCAAATGAAGAAGTAATTTCTGAAAATGGTAAAATGGTTTCTGAAGTTGGTGGTTTTGAAGTTATCAAAAAACCAATGAAACAATGAGTATTAAAAATTACTAAGTATGCTGATCGTTTACTTGAAGGATTAGAAACACTTGATTGACCTCATTCAGTGAAAGAATTACAAAAAAACTGAATTGGAAAATCAACAGGTCTAACAATTGATTTTAAAGTAGAAGATTCAAATGAAAATATTTCAGTTTTTACAACAAGAGCAGATACTATTTTTGGAGTATCTTATATTGTACTTGCACCTGAAAATGACTTAGTATTAAAAATTGCTAATAAAAATAATTTAGTTGAAGTGCAAAATTATGTTACACTTGCAAAAACTAAAACTGATGTTGAAAGACAAGATGATTCCAAAGAAAAAACGGGAGTCTTTACAGGAACTTATGCAATCAATCCATTTACAAATGAAAGTGTCCCAGTTTGAGTGGCAGATTATGTTTTAAATGATTATGCAACTGGAGCTGTAATGGCAGTACCAGCTCATGATGAAAGAGATTGAAAATTTGCAACTAAATATGATTTACCAATTAAATTTGTAATTGAAACGAAGGATGAATCAAAAGCATTTATTGGAGAAGGAAAACATATTAACTCTGATTTTTTAGATGGTTTAGATCGTATTGAAGCCTTAGAACTAATGACCAAAAAAGCTCAAGAAATGAATGTGGGACAAGTTAAAGTTAACTATAAATTAAGAGATTGATTATTTTCAAGACAAAGATTTTATGGTGAACCTTTCCCAGTATTATTTTTAGAAGATGGAGAAATTGCTTTAATTGATGAAAAGGATTTACCATTATTGCTTCCTCAAACAGATTATATTAAACCTTCAGGAACTGGAGAATCACCTCTAGCAAACTTAACAGATTGAGTAAATATTGAATATAATGGCCAAAAAGCAAAAAGAGAAACAAATACAATGCCTCAATGAGCTGGATCATGTTGATATTACTTGGCCTATATTTTAACAACTAGTCCAAATAATTTAATTGATATTAATTCTAAAGAAGCTATGCAATTATTTAAAAAATGATTGCCAGTTGATTTATATATTGGTGGTCAAGAACATGCGGTTTTACATTTAATGTATGCTAGATTTTGACATCAAGTGTTATTTGATTTAAATGTTGTGCCAACTGCAGAACCATTTCAAAAATTAATTAATCAAGGAATGATTTTGGCAGATAATGGTGAAAAAATGTCTAAATCAAAAGGTAATGTTATTAATCCTGATGAAATCATTGAATCACATGGAGCAGATACTTTAAGATTATATGAAGTATTTATGGGACCCCTTGAAGCATCATTACCTTGAAGTTACAAAGGATTGGATGGCGCACGAAAATGACTTGATCGTGTCTATCGTATGATTGAAAACATTGAATTAACTGAAAATAATAATAAAAATCTTGATTTTGTTTTCAATGATGTTGTTAAAAAAGTGACAAATATGATTGAAGATTGCAAATTTAATACAGCAGTTTCACAATTAATGGTATTTGTAAATGCAGTTTATAAAGAAGAGGGACCAATATATAGACCTTATATTGAAAATTTCTTAAAAATGCTTTCAGTTTATGCACCACATTTAGCAGAAGAATTATGAGAAAAAATTGGAAACCAAGCAAGTGTATGTCTTGAAGAGTGACCAAATTATGATGAAACAAAATTAGTTCTAGACACAGTAACAATTGCAGTCCAAATTAATGGTAAATTAAGAGCTACTTTTGAAGCAAGTAAAGGAATGTCTAAAGAAGAAATGCTTATAAAAGCAAAAGAAATTAGCAATGTTCAAGAATTTTTAGCAGGAAAAGAAATTATTAAGGAAATTGCAGTTCCAGATAAAATTGTTAACTTTGCAGTTAAATAG
- a CDS encoding lipoprotein: MKKLLSLLGVVLISATGISNIVGNE, translated from the coding sequence ATGAAAAAATTATTAAGTTTATTAGGAGTTGTATTAATTTCAGCAACTGGTATTTCAAATATTGTAGGAAATGAGTAA
- a CDS encoding ABC transporter ATP-binding protein: protein MVKIENLSKKYGVGAGNLKINLSIKEGEVYGLVGPNGAGKTTLIRQIMGFVKPDEGAITINDLVPWTQRDTIMAFTGYVAGEIALAEHMKGITFLKLCASLKDNVDWDFVERLIIFFELEVDKKIKKMSKGMKQKLAIIAATMNKPKFLVLDEPTSGLDPIMQEKFNSLIEELLKKNTTILICSHIFSEIALLANRVGIINHGKLIDEFDMKDNDLNYLNERFKTLFKEVIKI from the coding sequence ATGGTAAAAATTGAAAATTTATCAAAAAAATATGGAGTAGGTGCAGGTAATTTAAAAATAAATCTTTCAATTAAAGAGGGAGAAGTATATGGACTTGTTGGTCCAAATGGCGCTGGTAAAACTACTTTAATTAGACAAATAATGGGTTTTGTAAAACCTGATGAAGGAGCTATTACAATTAATGATTTAGTTCCTTGAACACAAAGGGATACTATTATGGCATTTACTGGATATGTTGCTGGCGAAATTGCACTGGCAGAACACATGAAGGGAATAACTTTTTTAAAACTTTGTGCAAGTCTAAAGGATAATGTTGATTGAGATTTTGTTGAACGCTTAATTATCTTTTTTGAACTTGAAGTTGATAAAAAAATTAAAAAAATGTCAAAAGGAATGAAGCAAAAGTTAGCAATTATTGCAGCAACAATGAATAAACCAAAATTTTTAGTACTCGATGAACCTACATCAGGTCTAGATCCAATCATGCAAGAAAAATTTAATTCTTTAATAGAAGAATTGTTAAAGAAAAATACAACAATTTTAATCTGTTCACATATTTTTTCTGAAATTGCACTTTTAGCAAATAGAGTTGGAATTATAAATCATGGAAAACTTATTGATGAATTTGATATGAAAGATAATGATTTAAATTATTTAAATGAAAGATTTAAAACTTTATTTAAAGAGGTGATTAAAATATAA